One genomic region from Vespa crabro chromosome 16, iyVesCrab1.2, whole genome shotgun sequence encodes:
- the LOC124429703 gene encoding serine-protein kinase ATM isoform X1 — protein sequence MKMSRLLEKVIAIAQLADSTKVTDKKKSILLLSELYESKEIINEISKHSEDNNNATVSWWNIFIIVHKLILCEADRLATKDVNKSNNERRTTCAVLLNTIRYSHESRTLTLKCNGLIQRVLEILQNRKYLSYCNTYLTILTTYIIPVRLYQINISSEQWEELLRACVNLYNDASINKCVVIDTIQTIIQHAYMYTDLSLEVKKLLPFLANILSDSKILEQMEESAYKLTNTMCHQIATENRIMLCQFSEDILPKIFNLNSYDEKYKFMLLFVQIHHPKGVHRENDGAFACNWSTWNSILRSMYEIILKDSKKGTLSKHFLQFASEVFNQVLQNPGTIWGLYNSTELYSQPVKRRCTSISSPVDMIDHDDVEEAWPMIQILTVLFAKYPKRLQSDDFISLLKILDTYLTHSSKYVKVIDSLYNFCTVLMEIEQLFLNGSNSEKVQHASNVHWYNIWDNLLRSLNTNQSEISAHRLAQCFIKYGKMRNTNSLFALYMSQTIRWSPNSLQTLILCCEHTPLPDDVPMFNTNLHSSMLNTRSVKLRFIEWLLNTPWFKVPSTMFIESLCNVLIGIPVKFFHENNTTFKTSGLTSPVREKSYLQEFLYDYPQSLSYKNIETCNLALTFEINLLTKVKTETVVSQQHLQVSLAKANVNTIDLKDVLIILKEYLHDIIDKKNENNDIRTIVMKITLAGKVATTVKKMNILMEDTEIDFIMSAIKDCLQHAYELLETIKLSKNNHKYFIDITKAFLILYETFRPAYTDMTRIIISLSTADILRNLFDLLNIEDENNFSYHEVRRYNDNFDVFQSKNKPSNKDQINDKNNDIHSLNIIRIKTIRTLTLFCCMNTGKERSKIQLDLMSNLMTIDNYDFSFAVDFKMAMIVLETFTECDKKVLHEKYKDAPVSFLLDLFQKCKEDEKYVRYVLKVLPYFIEYTANYDYDLIVIMDTISDFCKLLNNMRFGPIVHIDFLECLARIIEIKPLLMRHKQYAQYQYKLWLIIENLLTYMQNSLYILRLKAVKCMQKLYFSKCIEYERKLSFFEKLKNAAINLLSIEMKSYNNETDEIETRTASALLILATIICTSSTLQSSALVAILRLVENKRVKVKTVKKLLHSIRKLTKHHVLPNDDNLAHMLSHWLKACHTMQTFPWELTQYESQVEFYKAHINIIVFTEIQNFNVTNAKQLCTCVGYNFKDVFDNIFPQVLTWLLSLICQGCQKNPIDAKRANDMLHELMLNQENFETIDTFSNLFKINFDKVIVSIITRLHDEKHFHQMFQLQYKFPNANPPVLSKTDVNNCLQYIEENFVSSKSLQYYLATKGINKLQKILMNLVKNIYDMKFTEYKLKALHQYIYFCTVIMEGSKFNHFDGISIYLIREISYSLIHFIKENIDILSEIACKYFHIFLKYILPERRAEIEENLNYYVTILVPIAQLEKTPIAIELLEYLMIEQKELFSNAIAKLNTFPNQPKFQKILNVYNSLRYKDRMKRNLEEEIQHFLNATNQKIVNCNVESIAHLKLQLSTRRDELQELYNKLDNSCIKNYNLLHQLVCRLLDIIKSNQAISIEATKCLGQLGPIDLGTTILYNRKSYLKENADISNTLTYEIVTLLTEFLVDNEIELRIASANALDMILSSTWGQQILDKKNSKAIRQMSIDRSRSPLRLDYIRPFIHEVKNLNKNKITLDTIACNKYIKKDNPIWIETSNIPYAEWIVQITCNIIECFSGYYLEDLIPVCKLSIEMCELILPRIMFLITYINKELAIALSHCINGFFFYHFNDKDQSIHGLLHSSQYVQLHCDRNIVYFMLNLVNFIRTQAVENIPLELDFVYIAKAAQYCSAYFTAILYAELSCESLLIEPRDFSTVTKIDYAYECEPVLGRMLQNILRDASSKIGDPDAIRGCGSSHLQDSFSRVQHYIQMHEWDKVLLIKDIELSSGNKTAIEEMISALQQLGFHYLLGHYISTMSTSTKEMSNDIQLECAWRLSNWDISIFPQIMQSLCENNMKLKLSESDYYLYHFYALRCFHEKDESGVENAIKCARVCIMKALSNINLECNKEIYGKLTQLQMLSEIEELCSTKPEDYSKVLQKWQQCDITNFNEFQYTEPILTQRSIMYQINDTLCNNSIIKDELVGTHIKIAEIARNQGHLQIAARALGTLAKQNEVPSKFIDLLDYQESLLAWKRNDYEISRYLLRKLIHRKSIDPALQAHVLRIYGNWMAETKSENPQTVIENYYQESIKISKSIKSKTSDVTKNVHDTQVALARFADAQFEHVKMYMRSPQFKSLKKCVEYSCSAAVKYDSTLQDTDIKRAMILSQKQNTNDTAELQNIEKEKNNYLLIAVRYYLITLCQSEDYNLLVFRLIALWLENAKNKEVNKLLEDNLNKIPSYKFLPLVPQLAAHMNNVSDEFSLKINKTLERCALDHPHHTLPVLLALKNLYGDYEFLKTKKNKKLEEEPRILGAKRLLKQLTSSKVSCIIQEMEILSHSLVMLANYETNDKCKRGTSFKIPTGQKIFKIKDFSNIFVPTLAVDVRCSGNYNDIISIVKYFDTYENVGGVNAPKKIICVGSDGIQRQQLLKGKDDLRQDAVMQQVFNVMNRLFEMSKEAKRRKLKIRTYKVVPLTQRSGILEWCHNTMPIATILIGSDGISGVHKKYNPHDYTALMCRKKMDEVSKKSNDVKLQQFLECCRHMRPAFHHFFIEKYPSPETWYEKRSAYTRSVATTSIAGYILGLGDRHLGNILMDQMTGEVIHIDFGIAFEQGKVLPLPETVPFRLTRDIEAAMGISGVEGIMRRGCEEILTVLRDQRQIIITLLQVLLYDPLFTWAITPAKAYTFQTGNTAMSSEDDEDHSKTNKTAERALLRIEQKLQGIEEGLVFSVPGQVEQLIQQARDPFNLCRLFCGWQPYL from the exons ATGAAAATGTCGCGTCTTTTGGAAAAAGTAATCGCTATTGCTCAGCTTGCCGATAGTACGAAAGTAACGGATAAAAAG aaatctattttactattatcggaACTTTACGAGAGTAAAgagataattaatgaaataagtaAACATTCTGAAGACAACAACAATGCAACTGTCAGTTGGtggaacatttttattatcgtgcataaattaattttatgc GAAGCTGACAGACTTGCCACGAAAGATGTGAATAAATCTAATAACGAAAGACGAACCACTTGTGCCGTTTTGTTAAATACCATACGTTATTCTCATGAATCCAGAACATTGACGTTAAAATGCAATGGTTTAATACAACGGGTGCTTGAGATATTgcagaatagaaaatatttgtcttATTGCAATACTTATCTGACTATATTAACTACTTACATAATTCCAGTCCGGTTAtaccaaataaatatatcttcagAGCAATGGGAGGAATTATTAAGAGCATGTGTCAATTTGTACAACGATGCGTCTATCAACAAGTGTGTTGTAATAGATACCATTCAAACGATAATACaacatgcatacatgtatacgGATTTATCATTAgaagttaaaaaattattaccatttttaG CAAATATTTTGTCAGACTCTAAGATTCTCGAGCAGATGGAAGAGTCTGCTTACAAACTGACTAATACAATGTGTCATCAAATCGCAACTGAAAATAGAATAATGCTTTGTCAATTTAGCGAAGATATTTTgccaaaaatattcaatttaaatagCTATGATGAAAAATACAAGTTCATGCTGCTATTTGTACAAATTCATCATCCTAAAGGAGTTCATCGAGAAAATGATGGAGCATTTGCTTGTAATTGGTCTACATGGAATAGTATACTTCGAAGCatgtatgaaattattttgaaagattCTAAGAAAGGAACATTATCCAAACATTTTCTCCAGTTTGCAAGCGAAG taTTCAATCAAGTGCTTCAAAATCCTGGTACTATTTGGGGACTGTACAATTCTACTGAACTTTACTCGCAACCAGTCAAACGAAGATGCACCTCCATTAGTAGTCCAGTTGATATGATAGATCATGATGATGTGGAGGAAGCATGGCCTATGATTCAAATCTTAACAGTACTATTCGCAAAATATCCTAAAAGATTACAATCGGATgattttatatctcttttaaaaatattggatACTTACTTAACGCACTCGTCTAAATATGTTAAAGTTATTGACAGTTTATATAACTTTTGTACTGTTCTTATGGAAATAgaacaattatttttgaatGGCTCAAATTCTGAAAAGGTGCAACATGCTTCGAATGTGCATTGGTATAACATATGGGATAATCTTTTAag atCCCTTAACACTAATCAAAGTGAGATCTCTGCGCATAGACTTGCTCagtgttttataaaatatggaAAGATGAGAAATACAAATTCACTTTTTGCTTTATATATGTCTCAAACGATCAGATGGTCTCCTAATAGTTTgcaaacattaatattatgttGCGAACACACACCTTTACCGGACGATGTACCAATGTTCAATACAAATTTACATTCGTCAATGTTAAATACACGCTCTGTTAAATTACGTTTCATAGAGTGGTTATTAAACACGCCATGGTTTAAAGTTCCTTCGACAATGTTCATTGAAAGTTTGTGTAATGTATTGATTGGCATTCCAGTGAAATTctttcatgaaaataatacaaCGTTTAAAACATCTGGATTGACTTCACCCGTTCGTGAGAAGTCTTATTTACAGGAATTTCTATACGATTATCCACAATCcttatcttataaaaatatagaaacgtGTAATTTAGCATTaacatttgaaattaatttactcACAAAGGTGAAAACAGAGACTGTTGTTTCGCAACAACATTTACAAGTGTCGCTTGCCAAAGCAAACGTAAATACGATAGATTTGAAAGatgttcttataattttgaAGGAGTATTTgcatgatattatcgataaaaagaatgaaaacaatgatatacgaacgatagtaatgaaaaTTACACTTGCAGGTAAAGTTGCGACTACcgtgaaaaaaatgaatatactgATGGAAGATACTGAAATAGACTTTATTATGTCTGCAATAAAGGATTGTTTGCAGCATGCTTACGAATTATTAGAGACGATTAAATTGTccaaaaataatcataaatatttcatcgatatAACGAAAGCGTTTCTCATTTTATACGAAACGTTTCGTCCCGCATATACAGACATGACAAGgatcattatttctttgtcGACTGCAgatatattaagaaatttatttgactTACTTAATATTGAAGATGAGAATAATTTCTCTTATCACGAAGTTCGCCGTTACAACGATAACTTTGATGTAtttcaaagtaaaaataaacctTCGAATAAAGATCAAATAAATGACAAGAACAATGATATACATAGTCTGAATATTATCagaataaaaactataagaacTTTGACATTATTTTGTTGCATGAAtacaggaaaagaaagatcaaaAATTCAATTGGATTTAATGAGCAATCTGATGACcattgataattatgatttctCATTTGCAGTAGACTTTAAAATGGCAATGATAGTGCTGGAAACATTCACGGAATGCGACAAAAAGGTACTACATGAAAAGTACAAAGATGCTCCAGTTTCATTTCTATtggatttatttcaaaaatgtaAGGAAGATGAAAAGTATGTACGATATGTACTCAAAGTTCTAccttattttatcgaatacaCTGCCAACTATGATTATGATCTAATTGTAATAATGGATACCATTTCTGATTTTTGTAAGCTTCTTAATAATATGAGGTTTGGACCGATCGTACACATTGATTTCTTGGAATGTCTTGCAAGAATCATTGAAATCAAACCATTATTAATGAGGCATAAACAGTATGCTCAGTATCAGTACAAGTTATGGcttatcattgaaaatttattaacatatatgcaaaattctctttatatattacgATTGAAGGCAGTTAAATGTatgcaaaaattatatttttcaaaatgtatagaatatgaaaggaagctttccttttttgagaaattgaaaaatgctGCTATTAATTTACTATCCATTGAAatgaaaagttataataacgaaacggACGAAATAGAAACTAGAACGGCAAGTGCATTGTTAATATTAGCAACTATTATTTGTACTTCTAGTACACTTCAAAGCAGTGCATTAGTAGCAATATTACGATTAGTCGAGAATAAACGTGTAAAAGTGAAAACGGTCAAAAAGTTATTGCATAGTATAAGAAAGCTAACGAAACATCATGTCTTACCAAATGATGATAATCTGGCTCATATGTTATCGCATTGGTTGAAGGCGTGTCATACCATGCAAACATTTCCATGGGAATTGACTCAATATGAATCTCAAGTGGAATTTTATAAGGcacacattaatattatagtgtTCACTGAAATCCAAAATTTCAATGTCACGAATGCAAAACAACTTTGTACTTGCGTTGGGTACAATTTCAAAGatgtttttgataatatttttccacAAGTCTTAACATGGTTGCTTTCTTTGATTTGTCAAGGTTGTCAAAAAAATCCTATCGATGCTAAACGCGCAAATGATATGCTTCACGAATTGATGTTAAATCAAGAGAACTTTGAAACAATCGATACCTTTtctaatttgtttaaaattaattttgacaaagttattgtaagtattattacGAGATTGCACGATGAGAAACATTTTCATCAAATGTTtcaattacaatataaatttcCAAATGCTAATCCACCTGTTTTGAGTAAAACTGATGTCAACAATTGTCTACagtatatagaagaaaatttcGTTTCCTCTAAATCATTGCAATATTATTTAGCAAccaaaggaataaataaattacagaAGATATTGATGAACTtagtgaaaaatatttatgacatGAAATTTACCGAATACAAATTAAAGGCATTACAtcagtatatctatttttgcaCCGTAATAATGGAAGGATCAAAATTTAATCATTTCGATGGAATATCGATATATCTTATCAGAGAAATTAGTTATAGTTTGATACACTTTATCAAAGAGAACATTGATATACTGTCAGAAATAGCCTGTAAATATTTTcacatatttttgaaatacatTTTACCTGAACGACGTGcagaaattgaagaaaatttgaattattatgtTACTATTTTAGTTCCTATTGCTCAATTGGAAAAAACACCCATTGCCATAGAGCTACTTGAGTACTTGATGATTGAACAGAAAGAATTGTTTAGCAATGCAATAGcaaaattaaatacatttcCTAATCAGccaaaatttcaaaaaatattgaatgtaTATAATTCCCTGAGATATAAAGATAGAATGAAGCGTAATTTGGAGGAAGAAATTCAACACTTTTTAAATGCGACGAATCAAAAGATTGTAAACTGTAACGTGGAAAGCATAGCACATTTAAAGCTTCAATTATCAACCAGAAGAGATGAATTACAAGAACTGTACAATAAACTTGACAATAGTTgtatcaaaaattataatttactaCATCAATTGGTATGCAGATTATTGGACATTATTAAATCTAATCAGGCCATTTCAATAGAAGCTACAAAGTGTCTGGGACAATTAGGTCCTATTGATTTGGGAACGACAATtctttataatagaaaaagttaTCTAAAGGAGAACGCAGACATAAGCAATACGTTAACGTACGAGATAGTAACATTACTAACGGAATTTTTAGTTGATAATGAAATCGAACTTCGTATAGCTAGTGCTAATGCTTTAGATATGATACTGTCATCTACATGGGGACAACAAattttagataaaaagaattccAAAGCAATACGACAAATGTCAATTGATCGTTCAAGATCTCCATTACGTTTGGATTATATACGTCCATTTATACATGAAGTAAAAAATCTcaacaagaataaaataacCCTTGATACAATTgcttgtaataaatatattaagaaggATAATCCTATTTGGATAGAGACATCAAATATTCCTTATGCTGAATGGATTGTACAAATCACATGCAATATTATTGAATGTTTTTCTGGATATTACCTTGAAGATTTAATACCTGTTTGCAAATTAAGCATAGAAATGTGCGAATTAATACTACCAAGAATCATGTTTCTAATAACGtacattaataaagaattagCAATTGCACTATCTCATTGTATCAatggattctttttttatcatttcaatgACAAAGATCAGTCTATTCATGGTCTACTTCATTCATCGCAATATGTTCAATTGCACTGTGATCgtaatatagtatattttaTGCTGAATTTAGTCAATTTCATTAGGACTCAAGCAGTTGAAAACATTCCTTTAGAATTGGACTTTGTATACATAGCCAAAGCTGCTCAATATTGTTCGGCATATTTTACTGCTATCCTTTATGCAGAACTATCTTGTGAATCATTATTGATAGAACCTCGTGATTTTAGTACAGTTACCAAAATTGATTATGCCTATGAATGTGAACCTGTATTAGGAAGAATGTTACAAAATATTCTTAGAGATGCCTCCTCCAAAATCGGTGATCCAGACGCTATTCGCGGTTGTGGCTCTTCACATTTGCAAGATAGTTTCTCACGCGTTCAACATTATATACAAATGCACGAGTGGGATAAAGTTTtacttataaaagatatagaacTATCTTCTGGCAATAAAACAGCTATTGAAG agatGATCAGTGCATTGCAACAATTaggatttcattatttattgggACATTATATATCTACAATGAGTACATCTACCAAAGAAATGAGTAATGATATTCAATTGGAATGTGCATGGCGACTTAGTAATTGggatatatcaatatttccACAAATTATGCAATCCCTATGCGAAAACAATATGAAGTTAAAACTATCCGAATCTGACTATTATTTGTATCACTTCTATGCATTAAGATGTTTTCATGAAAAAGATGAATCGGGCGTAGAAAATGCAATCAAGTGTGCACGAGTGTGCATAATGAAAGCTCTATCTAACATTAACTTAG AgtgtaataaagaaatttatggGAAATTAACACAACTTCAAATGCTTTCCGAAATAGAAGAACTATGTTCAACAAAACCTGAGGATTATTCTAAAGTTCTGCAAAAGTGGCAGCAATGTGACATCACAAATTTTAACGAGTTTCAATACACTGAGCCAATATTGACGCAAAGATCTATTATGTATCAAATAAATGATACATTGtgtaataattctattatcaAAGATGAACTTGTCGGTACGCATATAAAAATTGCTGAAATTGCGCGAAATCAAGGACATCTACAAATAGCTGCACGTGCGTTAG GCACCTTAGCAAAACAAAATGAAGTACcttcaaaatttattgatttgtTGGATTATCAAGAATCTCTATTGGCatggaaaagaaatgattatgAAATCAGTCGATATCTTTTACGTAAATTAATTCATAGAAAATCTATAGATCCGGCTTTGCAAGCCCATGTTCTTCGCATTTATGGAAACTGGATGGCTGAAACAAAATCTGAAAATCCTCAG accgtcatagaaaattattatcaagaatcaataaaaataagtaagtCGATAAAAAGCAAAACGTCTGATGTTACCAAAAATGTACATGACACACAAGTTGCCTTGGCTAGATTTGCAGATGCTCAATTTGAACATGTTAAAATGTATATGAGATCTCCTCAATttaaaagtttgaaaaaatgtGTAGAATATTCGTGTAGTGCTGCTGTCAAATATGACTCAACATTGCAAGATACAGATATTAAAAGAGCAATGATACTTAGTCAAAAACAGAATACGAATGATACTGCTGAACtacaaaatattgaaaaggagaaaaacaaCTATCTTTTAATAGCAGTACG atattatttaataacattatgccAGAGTGAAGATTACAATCTTTTAGTATTTCGATTGATTGCTCTTTGGCTTGAGAATGCGAAGAATAAAGAGGTAAATAAATTACTAGAAGacaatttaaataagataccatcatataaatttttaccacttgtgccacaattggCAGCACACATGAACAACGTATCTGATGAATTTTCtctcaaaataaataaaacattagaGCGTTGTGCATTGGATCATCCACATCACACGTTACCTGTGCTATTggcattaaaaaatttatatggtGATTATGAATTCcttaaaactaaaaaaaataaaaaattagaagaagaacCCAGAATATTGGGTGCTAAAAGGCTTCTGAAACAATTAACTTCGTCGAAAGTATCTTGTATTATTcaagaaatggaaatattatcTCACTCTTTGGTAATGCTAGCTAATTATGAAACTAATGATAAATGTAAAC GTGGTACGTCATTTAAAATACCTACTGGtcaaaaaattttcaagatcAAAGATTTTTCCAATATATTTGTACCTACTTTAGCCGTTGATGTTAGATGCAGTGGAAATTACAATGACATAATTAGtattgttaaatactttgatacCTATGAGAATGTTGGAGGTGTGAATGCTCCCAAAAAGATTATTTGTGTTGGTAGTGATGGCATACAAAGACAACAATTACTGAAG GGAAAAGATGATTTACGACAAGATGCTGTAATGCAACAAGTTTTTAATGTAATGAATAGACTTTTTGAAATGAGTAAAGAAGCGAAACGacgtaaattgaaaattagaaCATACAAg GTAGTACCGTTAACACAAAGATCAGGTATATTAGAATGGTGCCATAATACAATGCCTATTGCAACTATATTAATAGGTAGCGATGGAATTTCTGgtgttcataaaaaatataatccacATGATTATACTGCATTAATGTGTAGAAAAAAGATGGAC GAAGTTtcaaaaaaatcaaacgatgTCAAGCTACAACAGTTTTTAGAATGCTGTAGACATATGCGTCCAGCTTTTCATCATttctttattgaaaaatatccaTCGCCTGAAACGTGGTACGAGAAACGATCAGCTTATACACGCAG tGTAGCAACAACTTCTATAGCAGGATATATATTAGGTTTAGGAGATAGGCATCTTGGTAATATATTAATGGATCAGATGACTGGAGAAGTGATTCATATAGATTTTG GCATAGCATTTGAACAAGGTAAAGTTCTACCACTACCTGAAACTGTACCATTTCGTCTCACAAGAGACATTGAAGCCGCAATGGGAATCTCAGGTGTGGAAGGTATTATGAGAAGAGGTTGTGAGGAAATATTGACAGTATTACGAGATCAaagacaaataattataacattgcTTCAAGTACTTCTTTATGACCCTCTTTTTACATGGGCTATAACTCCTGCAAAAGCATATACTTTTCAAACTGGTAATACAGCAATGTCTTCTGAAGATGATGAAG atcatAGCAAAACGAATAAAACTGCAGAAAGGGCACTCTTAAGGATAGAACAAAAATTGCAAGGTATAGAAGAAGGTTTAGTATTTAGTGTACCTGGGCAAGTCGAACAACTTATACAACAAGCACGTGATCCATTTAATTTGTGTCGTTTATTTTGTGGGTGGCAACCATATCTataa